In Candidatus Nanosynbacter lyticus, one genomic interval encodes:
- a CDS encoding M1 family metallopeptidase: MTKVPRLLDTFIPDHYTLTIDLTRAEENAFSGKVVISGESTSESISLHAKDLTIHSVLIDDQPAEFSHGEFDELRLSQSDLAAGKHTISIDFSGTITDSMHGLYPCYFTHDGVKKQLFATQFESHHAREVFPCVDEPAAKATYDVTLKTAPDLTVLGNMPITESSEKGGALTTTFATTPRMSSYLLAFVVGELHKKTAHTNSGVEVNVWATSAQSDETLDFALDIATRSIDFYDEYFGVPYPLPKSDHVALPDFSSGAMENWGLITYRESCLLADPKLTPESSRRFIATVIAHELSHQWFGNLVTMQWWNDLWLNESFANMMEYVAVDALHPEWRMWEEFATGEVTAALRRDSLDGVQPVQADVNHPDEISTLFDPAIVYAKGGRLLVMVRRLIGEEAFRAGLKSYFEKFAYQNTVGDDLWQELETASGQPIISLMNTWISQPGLPIVQVEQDNSGEQPAATLRQQRFFIGDHQPSNTLWPIPLFANQPLDVKILDQEEITISTKKPLQLNCGLSAHFVTKYDESTRNNLLKNIRALPTLDKICILQDATILARAGCESSAWLLPLALSLKTENNEKVFNMAARALAELRKFVDDDDIARNRLKQISGDFGRATFEELGWDEKVGESDDDHERRVTALGLMIYSENQEILHEAKIRFDNNKLEKLPTEIRSLIISANVRHFETPEMIDNLFTIYKDTPSNDLQDDIAVGLTSTQNTETAKKILENLKDANIIRPQDASRWFVYLIRTRENRQIAWNWLKENWAWVEDKFGDDKSYDDFIRYAATALLTNDELNDFRQFFEPMENIPALARTIKLGITEISARVELIERDKEAVIFSL, encoded by the coding sequence ATGACTAAAGTTCCACGCCTACTCGACACATTTATACCAGACCACTACACATTAACCATCGATTTGACTCGCGCCGAAGAGAACGCCTTTTCTGGCAAAGTTGTCATTTCTGGCGAATCAACTAGCGAATCAATTTCGCTACACGCCAAAGATTTAACTATTCACTCGGTGCTAATTGACGACCAACCAGCTGAATTTTCTCACGGAGAGTTTGATGAACTGCGCTTATCGCAATCAGATTTGGCCGCCGGTAAGCATACCATATCAATTGATTTTTCCGGAACTATCACCGATTCCATGCACGGATTATACCCTTGCTATTTCACACACGACGGCGTTAAAAAACAGCTGTTTGCCACCCAATTTGAATCACACCACGCCCGCGAAGTTTTTCCGTGTGTTGATGAACCAGCCGCCAAAGCGACCTATGACGTAACACTGAAAACTGCGCCGGACTTGACCGTCCTTGGTAATATGCCCATCACTGAATCATCTGAAAAGGGTGGCGCGCTGACAACCACATTTGCAACCACGCCGCGGATGAGTAGCTACCTCCTAGCCTTTGTCGTCGGCGAACTACACAAGAAAACTGCTCACACTAACTCCGGCGTCGAAGTCAATGTTTGGGCGACGTCAGCCCAAAGTGATGAGACGCTGGATTTTGCGCTGGACATTGCTACTCGCTCCATTGATTTTTATGATGAGTACTTTGGCGTGCCGTATCCACTGCCAAAGTCTGACCACGTGGCACTGCCAGATTTCTCGTCTGGTGCCATGGAAAATTGGGGACTCATCACCTACCGCGAAAGTTGTTTGCTGGCTGACCCAAAATTAACGCCAGAATCGTCCAGACGCTTCATCGCCACGGTCATCGCTCACGAGCTCAGCCATCAATGGTTTGGTAATCTGGTGACCATGCAGTGGTGGAATGACCTGTGGCTGAACGAAAGTTTCGCCAATATGATGGAATACGTGGCGGTCGACGCGCTACACCCTGAATGGCGGATGTGGGAGGAATTTGCGACGGGCGAAGTCACCGCAGCGCTGCGGCGCGACAGCCTGGACGGCGTGCAGCCAGTGCAAGCCGACGTTAATCACCCGGACGAGATTAGTACACTGTTTGACCCAGCAATTGTCTATGCTAAAGGCGGGCGGCTGCTGGTCATGGTGCGGCGGCTCATCGGCGAGGAGGCGTTTCGTGCAGGACTAAAATCATATTTTGAGAAATTTGCTTACCAAAATACCGTTGGCGATGATTTGTGGCAGGAGCTAGAAACTGCCAGCGGTCAGCCAATTATTAGTCTAATGAACACCTGGATTTCCCAGCCGGGACTGCCGATTGTACAGGTCGAGCAGGATAATTCTGGCGAGCAACCCGCCGCCACCCTCCGCCAACAGCGCTTTTTCATCGGCGATCATCAGCCATCCAACACATTATGGCCGATTCCACTTTTCGCCAATCAACCACTTGACGTAAAAATTCTGGATCAAGAAGAAATAACCATTTCCACCAAAAAACCATTGCAATTAAACTGTGGGTTAAGCGCTCATTTTGTCACTAAATATGACGAATCAACTCGTAACAATCTCCTGAAAAACATCCGTGCCTTACCGACTTTAGATAAGATTTGTATTCTACAAGACGCCACCATACTGGCTCGCGCTGGATGTGAAAGTTCAGCCTGGCTTCTTCCGTTAGCGCTATCCCTAAAAACCGAAAATAATGAAAAAGTTTTCAATATGGCAGCTCGAGCCCTAGCAGAATTACGAAAATTTGTTGACGATGACGATATTGCCCGCAATCGTCTAAAACAAATATCTGGCGATTTTGGGCGCGCCACATTCGAGGAATTAGGCTGGGATGAAAAAGTTGGCGAGTCCGACGACGACCACGAACGGCGCGTCACAGCCTTAGGCTTAATGATCTATAGTGAAAATCAAGAAATTCTACATGAGGCAAAAATCCGTTTTGACAACAATAAATTAGAAAAATTACCGACAGAAATTCGCTCTCTGATTATTAGTGCCAATGTTCGACATTTTGAGACTCCAGAAATGATAGACAATCTCTTTACGATATATAAAGATACGCCATCAAATGACCTACAGGATGACATTGCCGTAGGTCTTACCTCCACACAAAACACAGAAACCGCCAAAAAGATTCTTGAAAATCTTAAAGATGCCAACATTATTCGCCCACAAGATGCCAGCCGTTGGTTTGTCTATTTAATTCGCACTCGAGAGAATCGCCAAATTGCCTGGAATTGGCTGAAGGAAAATTGGGCGTGGGTCGAGGATAAGTTTGGTGACGATAAAAGCTACGACGATTTTATTCGCTATGCAGCCACAGCTCTACTGACAAACGACGAACTTAACGATTTCCGACAGTTCTTTGAGCCGATGGAAAATATTCCAGCCCTCGCCAGAACAATTAAGCTGGGAATTACCGAAATATCAGCACGGGTTGAGTTGATTGAGCGAGATAAAGAAGCTGTTATTTTCTCTTTGTAG
- a CDS encoding HNH endonuclease family protein translates to MRVNKIWRRQVIVIFIVVVAGAGVWASQIAQPETQTIKTSTQRELFGDSNAKAELGKLEVKGRAPKTGYTRKQFGNGWGKINDCSVREVILARDLTDEKIDEKCRVLSGILNDPYTGQIIHFQRGEKSSSKVQIDHVVALSDAWQKGAQQLSAEEREKLANDPLNLLAVDGPANQAKGDGDTATWLPSNKPFRCQYVVRQIAVKRRYRLWVTEAEKSAMSSILEKCAEVN, encoded by the coding sequence ATGAGGGTGAATAAAATATGGCGTCGACAAGTGATAGTCATATTTATAGTGGTGGTGGCCGGTGCGGGAGTTTGGGCTTCACAAATTGCTCAACCAGAAACTCAGACAATCAAAACATCAACGCAACGAGAATTATTTGGCGATTCAAACGCGAAGGCGGAGTTGGGAAAATTGGAAGTCAAGGGGCGTGCGCCAAAAACCGGCTATACGCGTAAGCAGTTTGGTAATGGCTGGGGTAAAATTAATGACTGTTCGGTCCGCGAGGTGATTTTAGCGCGGGATTTAACTGATGAGAAGATTGATGAAAAATGTCGAGTTTTGTCAGGTATACTTAATGACCCTTATACGGGACAAATTATTCATTTTCAGCGTGGTGAGAAATCGAGTTCTAAAGTGCAGATTGACCATGTGGTGGCATTGAGTGACGCTTGGCAAAAAGGTGCGCAACAATTGTCAGCGGAGGAGCGGGAAAAGTTGGCAAACGACCCGCTGAATCTATTAGCTGTCGACGGCCCAGCCAACCAAGCCAAGGGTGATGGTGATACAGCAACTTGGCTGCCGAGCAATAAGCCATTTCGCTGTCAGTATGTAGTGCGCCAGATAGCGGTAAAGCGACGGTATCGATTATGGGTGACAGAAGCAGAAAAAAGCGCAATGTCGAGTATTTTGGAAAAGTGTGCTGAAGTAAATTGA
- the rplS gene encoding 50S ribosomal protein L19 gives MSFELINKVNQAQKKQAVVDARSGDTVRVYQKIKEGNKERIQMFEGVVIRTDNKGSHTSRITVRKIASGVGVEKSFLLHSPLIEKVEIVRRAKVRRKFLSFLRKRSGKSARLTAKSFDRVAVNNVHDAKAEAEAERLKEEAAQAAAAKQAEKDAAQAELDAKAAEVEARHKDA, from the coding sequence ATGAGTTTTGAGTTAATCAACAAAGTCAATCAAGCACAGAAAAAGCAAGCAGTTGTTGACGCCCGTAGCGGTGACACCGTTCGTGTATATCAAAAGATTAAAGAAGGTAACAAAGAGCGTATCCAGATGTTTGAAGGTGTGGTTATTCGCACTGACAACAAAGGCTCGCACACCTCACGCATCACCGTTCGTAAGATTGCGTCAGGTGTCGGCGTGGAAAAATCATTCTTGCTGCACAGCCCACTGATTGAGAAAGTGGAAATTGTTCGCCGTGCTAAGGTCCGCCGTAAGTTCCTCAGCTTCCTACGTAAGCGTTCTGGTAAGTCAGCTCGCTTAACTGCCAAAAGCTTTGACCGTGTGGCTGTCAATAACGTGCATGATGCCAAGGCTGAAGCGGAAGCTGAACGCCTGAAAGAAGAAGCTGCACAGGCTGCCGCTGCCAAGCAGGCTGAAAAAGACGCCGCTCAGGCAGAACTTGACGCCAAGGCTGCTGAAGTAGAGGCTCGTCACAAAGACGCATAG
- a CDS encoding ribonuclease HII gives MTLGIDEVGRGAWAGPLVIGAVVLGGAEIEGLDDSKKLTKKRREGLDVAIREQASSWALGWVSAKELDEIGMSEALKLATRRAVKEIQAKCQKNGSTFDEIIIDGTVNFLAGTPLEKYVTMIAKADGLIPSVSAASIIAKVARDKFMAEQDDIYPGYDFSSHVGYGVPKHRAAIKRLGVTPLHRLSFAPLAKYAGVESNSQNASEEESKSQQKDTTRQIGNKGEQTAADWLVADGHEIIARNWRTRYCEIDIVSKKDKVLYFTEVKYRKNDNFGDGLAAITNKKQQQMRFAAGIFIAKNPQYESCDMQMLAISVDGNPPVVKDCVALE, from the coding sequence GTGACTCTAGGGATTGACGAAGTTGGTCGTGGCGCATGGGCGGGGCCGTTGGTGATTGGTGCCGTGGTTTTGGGTGGCGCTGAAATTGAAGGACTTGATGATAGTAAAAAATTGACTAAAAAGCGCCGTGAAGGATTGGATGTGGCGATTCGTGAGCAGGCGTCGTCTTGGGCTCTCGGCTGGGTTTCTGCTAAGGAGCTGGACGAGATAGGAATGAGCGAGGCGCTTAAATTGGCAACTCGGCGCGCAGTTAAAGAAATCCAAGCTAAATGTCAGAAAAATGGCTCGACGTTTGATGAGATTATCATCGATGGGACGGTTAATTTTTTGGCAGGTACGCCGCTGGAGAAATATGTGACTATGATAGCAAAGGCTGATGGTTTGATTCCGAGCGTTTCGGCGGCGTCGATTATCGCAAAGGTTGCGCGTGATAAATTTATGGCCGAGCAGGATGATATTTATCCGGGATATGATTTTTCTTCGCACGTTGGCTATGGCGTGCCAAAGCACCGTGCAGCGATTAAGCGGCTGGGTGTGACGCCGCTACATCGGCTGAGTTTTGCGCCGCTTGCTAAATATGCTGGTGTTGAGTCGAATTCGCAAAATGCGTCTGAGGAAGAGTCTAAAAGCCAACAAAAAGACACGACGCGTCAAATTGGCAACAAAGGTGAACAGACGGCCGCGGACTGGCTAGTGGCGGACGGTCATGAGATTATCGCTCGCAATTGGCGGACGCGGTACTGTGAGATTGATATTGTCAGCAAAAAGGATAAAGTTTTGTATTTTACAGAGGTCAAATATCGGAAAAATGATAATTTCGGCGATGGCTTGGCGGCAATTACAAATAAAAAACAGCAACAAATGCGTTTTGCTGCTGGAATATTCATTGCCAAAAATCCGCAGTATGAAAGCTGTGATATGCAAATGCTGGCAATTTCTGTTGATGGAAATCCGCCTGTAGTTAAAGATTGTGTGGCTTTGGAGTAG
- a CDS encoding GNAT family N-acetyltransferase → MNPEVNLTKLSVNDDIALDRAVSAYLEFILGCSSVGDCPKKELASYVAGMGAYYCSDVFSIDVPGKESSSGLMTVCFDGDKITVEDLFVKEEMRKRGIGRMAIEALGGEFPIARIMELESLRSAEGFYQQIGFKCVAPATNGRLSLWRKKLN, encoded by the coding sequence GTGAATCCTGAAGTAAATTTAACCAAGTTGTCTGTAAATGATGACATAGCATTAGATCGTGCTGTTTCGGCTTATCTTGAGTTTATATTAGGATGCTCTTCTGTAGGAGATTGCCCAAAGAAAGAACTAGCGTCTTATGTGGCAGGCATGGGCGCCTATTATTGTAGCGATGTTTTTTCTATTGATGTTCCGGGCAAGGAATCATCATCTGGGCTTATGACTGTCTGTTTCGATGGAGATAAGATCACAGTAGAAGATCTTTTTGTCAAAGAAGAGATGCGTAAACGTGGAATTGGACGAATGGCAATTGAGGCTTTGGGCGGTGAATTTCCAATCGCGCGCATTATGGAACTGGAATCTCTGCGATCTGCTGAAGGATTTTACCAACAAATTGGCTTTAAGTGCGTAGCTCCAGCCACTAATGGACGTTTGTCTTTATGGCGGAAGAAATTAAATTGA
- a CDS encoding NAD(P)-dependent malic enzyme — MDYNKLALELHEKYKGKITTNLRDQEELDRDKLSAYYSPGVGAVSQAIAENPADLPKYTWTNNLVGVISDGSAILGLGDLGPKAAMPVMEGKALLFKHFADVDAVPVVLDVHDTEEIIATIKAIAPSFGAINLEDIAAPKCFEIEERLKAELDIPVFHDDQHGTAVVVLAGLINAAKLTERSLTDCKIVVIGAGAAGTAIIKLLHLYGVRNIVAVDSRGIVGASRTDLNAEKTALLEYVDDSQDGSIDDAITDADVFIGVSRAGLLTPELVQKMAKDPIVFALANPVPEIMPDVAKEAGVAIIATGRSDFPNQVNNSLAFPGIFRGALDHGVKKITDQHKLAAAEALANLVENPTVDKVVPTAFDEGVVEAVANVIR; from the coding sequence ATGGATTACAACAAATTAGCACTTGAATTACACGAAAAATATAAGGGTAAAATTACCACCAATTTGCGCGACCAGGAGGAGTTGGACCGAGACAAATTAAGCGCCTATTACAGCCCAGGTGTTGGCGCAGTCAGCCAAGCAATCGCCGAAAATCCAGCCGATTTGCCTAAGTACACCTGGACTAATAATTTAGTTGGCGTCATTTCTGACGGTTCAGCAATTTTAGGCTTGGGCGATTTGGGACCAAAAGCCGCCATGCCAGTCATGGAAGGCAAGGCGCTGCTGTTCAAGCATTTTGCTGATGTTGACGCTGTGCCAGTTGTGCTGGACGTTCACGACACGGAAGAAATTATCGCCACAATTAAGGCAATTGCGCCGAGCTTTGGAGCCATCAACTTGGAGGATATCGCTGCACCAAAGTGTTTTGAGATTGAAGAGCGTCTGAAGGCTGAGTTGGACATTCCTGTTTTTCACGATGACCAGCATGGCACGGCGGTCGTGGTGTTGGCGGGGCTAATCAACGCCGCGAAACTAACTGAACGAAGCCTGACAGACTGTAAAATCGTAGTCATTGGTGCTGGGGCGGCTGGCACGGCGATTATTAAATTGCTGCACCTATACGGCGTGCGGAACATCGTGGCAGTGGACAGCCGCGGCATCGTTGGCGCGTCTCGCACAGATTTGAATGCGGAAAAAACTGCGCTTTTAGAATACGTAGATGATTCGCAAGACGGCTCAATTGACGATGCAATCACTGACGCTGACGTGTTCATCGGTGTGTCGCGAGCTGGCCTGCTAACTCCTGAATTAGTTCAGAAAATGGCGAAAGATCCAATTGTCTTTGCCCTAGCAAACCCAGTCCCAGAAATCATGCCAGATGTTGCCAAAGAAGCAGGCGTAGCAATCATCGCCACTGGCCGCAGCGATTTCCCAAACCAAGTCAACAACTCCCTAGCCTTCCCTGGCATCTTCCGCGGAGCACTCGATCACGGAGTGAAAAAAATCACCGATCAGCACAAATTGGCGGCTGCTGAAGCGCTAGCTAACCTGGTCGAAAATCCAACCGTCGACAAAGTCGTTCCAACTGCATTTGATGAGGGTGTTGTTGAAGCTGTTGCGAATGTCATTAGATAA
- a CDS encoding GspE/PulE family protein: MDEDKIQARRREQDEEATRRRASILGLQYLDGREFEDTLPLLKDVLTIDEMYKGRLVPLAFNEEDQSYRFGVTSQTSESLMKQMRDKYTESGKRIFFFLISGSAFRSIMLRFDPPKRVIYDNIEIAKDGDSDTLAQVTQTLASVGTNDVFNYLVDQADLLGASDIHIENQRESIRIRMRVDGALHTVAELSRDRYRVIMATLASRANISTASREPQSGHMQQEIHRDGVSHVLNLRVEAVATVYGLDIVLRLFNFDESMLNLDLLNISKKERDQIDEVISHPRGMLLMVGPTGSGKSTTLYSILNALNTPDRKIITLEDPVENTIPGITQIPIDTTTGQRFADGLRSVLRLDPDVVMVGEIRDNETAKTAIQASITGHLVLSSFHANSTAAAFSRMIDMIGQNPIFSSAVRLVIAQRLVRRLWDDSKEEYEPDEATRKWVKEVLKDLPEGVDCPNLDTFKLWRAMPTDDVPFGYKGRIPVMEQLVVSENIQKFLRGDVNDVHAGAIEEAAKKDGMVTLLQAGVLAALRGETTLEEVNRVI; this comes from the coding sequence ATGGACGAAGATAAAATTCAGGCGCGCCGCCGCGAGCAGGATGAGGAAGCGACTCGTCGCCGAGCGTCAATTTTAGGACTTCAATATCTGGATGGGCGGGAATTTGAAGACACTCTGCCTCTACTTAAAGACGTTTTGACAATCGATGAAATGTATAAGGGCCGGTTGGTGCCGCTGGCGTTTAATGAGGAGGACCAGTCTTACCGGTTTGGTGTTACTTCGCAGACGTCTGAGTCGTTAATGAAGCAGATGCGCGATAAATATACGGAGAGTGGCAAGCGAATATTCTTCTTTCTTATTTCCGGTTCGGCGTTTCGGTCAATTATGCTCAGGTTTGATCCACCAAAGAGAGTTATTTATGATAATATCGAGATTGCTAAAGATGGTGATAGTGATACGTTGGCGCAGGTTACTCAGACTTTAGCGTCTGTGGGCACAAATGACGTGTTCAATTATTTGGTTGATCAGGCGGATTTGCTGGGCGCGTCAGATATCCATATTGAAAATCAGCGTGAGTCAATTCGAATTCGGATGCGTGTTGATGGAGCGCTACATACTGTGGCGGAGCTGAGCCGAGATCGTTATCGGGTGATTATGGCGACATTAGCCTCGCGGGCAAATATTTCTACTGCCTCCAGAGAGCCGCAGTCGGGTCATATGCAACAGGAAATTCATCGAGACGGAGTGTCTCATGTGCTGAATTTACGCGTGGAGGCGGTGGCGACGGTTTATGGATTAGACATTGTTCTGCGCCTATTTAACTTTGACGAATCAATGCTTAATCTGGATCTTTTAAATATCTCAAAGAAAGAACGTGATCAGATCGATGAAGTCATTTCGCATCCGCGTGGCATGTTGTTGATGGTTGGTCCGACTGGCTCAGGAAAATCGACGACATTGTATAGCATTTTGAATGCTTTAAATACGCCAGATAGAAAGATTATTACACTGGAAGACCCGGTGGAAAATACAATTCCGGGAATTACACAGATTCCAATTGATACAACAACTGGCCAGAGGTTCGCTGATGGGCTGCGTAGTGTTTTGCGCCTTGATCCAGATGTGGTGATGGTCGGTGAGATTCGCGACAACGAGACTGCTAAGACGGCAATTCAGGCGTCGATTACTGGTCACTTGGTGTTATCCAGCTTTCACGCCAACTCGACTGCGGCGGCGTTTAGTCGGATGATTGATATGATTGGGCAGAATCCGATTTTTAGCTCGGCAGTGCGGCTGGTGATTGCGCAGCGGCTGGTCAGGAGATTATGGGACGATAGTAAGGAAGAATACGAGCCAGACGAGGCGACACGCAAGTGGGTCAAGGAAGTTCTTAAGGATTTGCCAGAGGGCGTTGATTGTCCAAATTTGGATACGTTCAAGCTGTGGCGAGCTATGCCGACGGATGATGTACCATTTGGTTATAAGGGGCGTATTCCGGTGATGGAGCAGCTGGTGGTGAGTGAGAATATCCAGAAGTTTCTGCGTGGCGATGTTAACGACGTGCATGCGGGCGCAATCGAGGAAGCTGCGAAGAAGGATGGTATGGTGACGCTACTGCAGGCTGGAGTCTTGGCGGCTCTTCGTGGCGAAACGACGCTAGAAGAAGTTAACAGGGTAATATAA
- a CDS encoding TrmH family RNA methyltransferase codes for MHPEITLLVHNIRSTHNVGAIFRTAEGFGVKKIILSGYTPYPDLSLCSEAPSCALVDGEIRSEDIRLPHIREKITNQIHKTALGAESLVPFEFYEDINDWIKENQRTENLPIIALEQSKDSVMLSEFQPPEKFALLLGEEVHGITPELLDNCDFTVEIPMFGQKESFNVSVATGIALFGLIFPRMK; via the coding sequence ATGCACCCAGAAATCACGTTGTTGGTTCACAATATTCGCTCAACACATAACGTTGGGGCAATTTTCCGCACGGCCGAGGGATTTGGTGTGAAGAAGATTATTCTTAGTGGCTATACACCGTATCCAGATTTGAGCTTATGCAGCGAGGCGCCTAGCTGCGCGCTTGTTGATGGAGAAATTCGATCCGAAGATATTCGCCTGCCGCACATTCGTGAAAAAATCACCAATCAAATTCACAAAACCGCCTTAGGTGCGGAAAGTTTGGTGCCATTTGAGTTTTACGAAGATATCAATGACTGGATTAAAGAGAATCAGCGAACAGAAAACTTGCCAATTATCGCGCTGGAGCAATCAAAAGACAGCGTGATGCTATCAGAATTTCAGCCGCCTGAAAAATTTGCGCTGCTACTCGGAGAAGAAGTCCACGGAATCACGCCAGAACTTTTGGATAACTGCGATTTCACCGTAGAAATCCCGATGTTTGGCCAAAAAGAATCATTCAACGTGTCGGTCGCAACAGGAATTGCACTGTTTGGACTGATTTTCCCGAGAATGAAATAA